The following proteins come from a genomic window of Azospirillum humicireducens:
- a CDS encoding bifunctional metallophosphatase/5'-nucleotidase, with translation MDNIGIGSGAADGLRSRPGRTLSSLIVPLALGLALCLAFGAAPSRARQADPAAPAPAAESGTVKLTILYAQGTTDLEETAGRGGMARLAGAIRQERNSRELVLALHGGQTLAPSVLAFYDQGAHVIDLLNGMTIDAMAALNREFHHGDDQLSARAFEAGFPIVTTNTVDRSTGRTPDGLEEAVVLTAGPLRIGVLAATPVLTRETTRTQRTEFRDPVAALAAKAAALRAEGVDLVVAMTGYAGDTHRSILAARPADIVLYQDRNRPFAVDYDGRFLSATVGPQAGWVLALDLTVERTAQADGKMRVTWAPSPRLIDTAAVAPDAAIDIQAKAYAARLDTMLRMEVGRLTGPIDTRKEAVRTGENAFANAVVDMLREALDADVALINGGGIRGDRRYPAGALLTRRDIYAELPYHDVGVVLDVTGQQLWDAVESGVSAVEQLQGRFPHLSNARAEIDLSRPQGQRLRSLSVGGKPVGLSTRYRLATSSFLAAGGDGYVMLAGAPRLVEDRNTDFFSTQLIGQIVRDGEFTPRLDGRMTVRR, from the coding sequence ATGGACAACATCGGTATTGGAAGCGGCGCTGCCGACGGGCTTCGGTCCCGGCCCGGCAGGACACTGTCATCCCTGATCGTCCCGCTCGCGCTGGGTCTTGCCCTGTGCCTTGCGTTCGGCGCCGCCCCGTCGCGCGCCCGGCAGGCTGATCCCGCGGCGCCGGCTCCGGCCGCGGAAAGCGGCACGGTCAAGCTGACCATCCTCTATGCCCAAGGCACCACCGACCTGGAGGAGACCGCCGGGCGCGGCGGAATGGCCCGTCTGGCCGGTGCGATCCGGCAGGAACGAAACAGCCGCGAGCTTGTCCTGGCCCTGCATGGCGGTCAGACGCTGGCGCCGTCGGTGCTCGCCTTCTACGACCAGGGCGCGCATGTCATCGACCTGCTGAACGGCATGACCATCGATGCGATGGCCGCGCTGAACCGCGAATTCCACCATGGCGACGACCAGCTGAGCGCCCGCGCCTTCGAGGCCGGGTTTCCGATCGTCACCACCAACACGGTCGACCGGTCGACCGGCCGCACGCCGGACGGACTGGAGGAGGCGGTGGTGCTGACCGCCGGTCCGTTGCGCATCGGCGTGCTGGCTGCGACCCCCGTCCTGACGCGGGAGACCACCCGCACGCAGCGAACGGAGTTCCGCGATCCCGTCGCCGCACTGGCTGCCAAGGCCGCGGCGCTGCGGGCCGAGGGGGTGGATCTGGTGGTGGCGATGACCGGCTATGCCGGCGACACCCACCGCAGCATCCTCGCCGCCCGCCCGGCCGACATCGTGCTGTATCAGGACCGCAACCGCCCCTTCGCCGTCGACTATGACGGCCGGTTCCTGTCGGCCACCGTGGGGCCGCAGGCGGGATGGGTGCTGGCACTCGACCTGACGGTGGAGCGGACGGCGCAGGCCGACGGCAAGATGCGGGTGACCTGGGCGCCGTCGCCCCGGCTGATCGACACCGCCGCCGTTGCGCCCGACGCCGCCATCGACATCCAGGCCAAGGCCTATGCCGCGCGGCTGGACACCATGCTGAGGATGGAGGTGGGACGTCTCACCGGGCCGATCGACACCCGCAAGGAAGCGGTGCGCACCGGCGAAAACGCGTTCGCCAACGCCGTCGTCGACATGCTGCGGGAGGCGCTGGACGCCGATGTGGCGCTGATCAACGGCGGCGGCATACGCGGCGACCGCCGTTATCCGGCCGGCGCCCTGCTGACCCGCCGCGACATCTATGCCGAGCTTCCCTATCACGATGTCGGCGTGGTGCTGGACGTCACCGGACAGCAGCTGTGGGATGCGGTGGAGAGCGGCGTGTCGGCGGTGGAGCAGTTGCAGGGCCGTTTCCCTCACCTGTCCAATGCCCGTGCCGAGATCGACCTGAGCCGCCCGCAAGGTCAAAGGCTGCGCAGCCTGTCGGTCGGCGGCAAGCCGGTCGGCCTTTCCACCCGCTACCGGCTGGCGACCAGCAGCTTCCTGGCGGCCGGCGGCGACGG